The genomic DNA TTTTCTGGTCCACGGCCAGCCGCGGCAAGAGATCGCAAGCGACAGCGGTCATGACAACCGATAGTGTTTTGAGATGGACCGCCATGAATCCGATCGATCCTCCCCGTCTGCTTGGTCCCTCGTTGGGATCGGTGATCTTCAAGTCGCAGCCGGAGGACTTTGAGGTCGAAGAACTGCTTCGCTTCGAACCATCGGGCGAAGGGGAACATTGTCTGGTTTGGTTGGAGAAGCGGCATCGCAATACCAACGATGTCGCGTCAGAACTGGCGACCAAGCTGGGGCTGCGAAAGCGGTTGATCAGCCACTGCGGCTTGAAGGACAAAGAGGCGGTGACGCGACAGTGGTTTAGCCTGCATCTGCCCGGAAAGCCGTCGCCGTCGGCCGAGGATTTGACGGTTGAAGGAGTTCGCGTGTTGCGGATCGTGCGCCACCTGCGCAAGCTGCATCGCGGCGCGCACGATGGCAATCGCTTTTGGATCCGATTGCGCGGCTGTGAGTTCTCCAAAGAAGCTGCCGCCGCGCGATGGCAGCAGATGATCGACCGTGGCGTTCCGAACTACTTTGGCACCCAGCGATTTGGCCGCGACGGTGGGAACGTGCCTCAGGCGCTGCGATGGTTCAAGGACGAGATCCAAGTCCGCGATCGCATGCTGCGCGGGATCCTGTTGTCCGCCGCCCGCAGCTATCTGTTCAACGCCTGTGTCGGCCATCGCGTGCTCGACGGGACATGGGATACGCCGCTGTC from Rosistilla carotiformis includes the following:
- the truD gene encoding tRNA pseudouridine(13) synthase TruD encodes the protein MNPIDPPRLLGPSLGSVIFKSQPEDFEVEELLRFEPSGEGEHCLVWLEKRHRNTNDVASELATKLGLRKRLISHCGLKDKEAVTRQWFSLHLPGKPSPSAEDLTVEGVRVLRIVRHLRKLHRGAHDGNRFWIRLRGCEFSKEAAAARWQQMIDRGVPNYFGTQRFGRDGGNVPQALRWFKDEIQVRDRMLRGILLSAARSYLFNACVGHRVLDGTWDTPLSGDVFGFADNRSLVLPHNLHGDETDRVRQGALELTAPLWGEGELQSQAAVKAMEEQVVAAYPDLLAGLAQFNLRQERRVMRLRPLSAELTWESDSTLVLRFDLPKGTYATTLLRELVDIG